Sequence from the Ooceraea biroi isolate clonal line C1 chromosome 5, Obir_v5.4, whole genome shotgun sequence genome:
ttaaacaattatttttgcatgaaaaagttcaaaaactttgtctaaaaatcgtacttttgtgttctaagctccaccattttggcacttttcaacttttttcttctctctttggttcatcgacgatgggaactcataaataacgagaacatatttcaatttttcagtttagacgaaatttggaggcaggagagtgctcaccaatttgcaatgccggcgacgcggctgcactaagatttctccaggacgacctctacaagcgatacattcaaatcaaaaaataattttttttatctttaaacatgtactaataaatgcatcaaagttttataatgatccgctgtatagtttctccaaaaacaattcgtaaaatataccttattttcagcgttctaaagcaggctccccccttaacatTGTCACACGGTTGTCACGGTTCCACAGTTTCATAGTATTATCCTTCTGATCATCAGGTTCTGTGTCCGAACTGGTCGCGAAATGGCTGAGTACCACGGGCATTGATCCAGCGCGATTAATTGACACGACCGATGTGGAATTTGATCAGTTGCAGTTGTCAGTTGATTCTTTGCAATTAGCTGAAGCGCTGGACGAAGCGACTGCCGTCCAAGTACCTCAACAGGAACGGGAAAAGCTCCTTTCGTTATCGGTAGAAATCGGAGACGAAGCGAAAGCTAGTACGACCGCGGAAGCGTATATCTTGGGTGAGCCACGCGCGTTTGAATAAAGTAATCTTACTTTCCTACATACTAcatcataataaataaatgagaaatGCCTCTTTTCTAGATAAGATGATTCTACTTAAACGCCACTTTCCGTACAGTTTAACGAGTAGTGTTCTCTTGGCCAATTTATGCTGGGAGTTTGCAATGTCGTGGAACAAAGACATCACTCAATTAGAATCGTTGGCGGCTGCTTTGGCCGTTCTGCGACAGATACCTATGAAGCATATGAGACACGGTCAGTGGCACGTCTAACATTGTTTCTtcggtaaaatatttttctctcacatCATGAATACTCACGCTTTCGTATTTATTCGGCAGGCGTGTGCTGCTTAATGTGGACACTTCACATAAAGAAGAGAATGGAGACGGCGGCGAAGCTGATGAACAAACTCGGAAAACTGCCGAAAGAGAGATTGTGCATGCAGAATATCGGCTTGTCCGATATTCAATTGACGACATTCCTACAGCACTGCGTCACCTTCTTGGATATATTTATCGATGTTAGTGCTTTTAAGCTTTTTTAAGAGGAATTATTACACGTATGTCGTTGACATCAACATGATTCACGTCACGCAGGCAGAGACGCTCGAACGAGGAGACAGCACGACGGTCAAGTCCGAGGAACTGTGGGACGGATATTCCGGCGGACCGCAGCCGTTCGCCACGCTGGCCATTTCCCAGACGCCAGCTTGGTACGATCTGGTCCTGCTACACGTGCAAGTGGCTAATGTCCTGTACATGATGGCGTGTCTTAACGTGAAAATGCTGAAACCGTTAAATAACTTATTTGAGTCCGTGGTAAGTAGGGCGATCTAATCCGTATTCCGTACAGTTTGGCCATTCGCGCGCATTCACACGTTGCGAACCGTTGTTGCTTGTCCCAGGTGCAACCGTACTTCTTCCAAGAGATAACTGACCAAGCGATACTCACGTGGTACCAGGACGATAAGAGAGACGATACGCGCACGGAATTTTTATGCAAAGTCATTACAGCGTCGATGGAATTCATCCATCGGGAAACCAGCGACGGCGTGACGGTCAGCTCGGCGCAGGCTGTTTCGTGGATGGGCAGGTGTCAGACGCTCGCATCTATCTGGAGAATTAACAATGACAAATTAAGAGTACATCAGACCTGTCAGCTGTACATAAACGGCTTCGATCGCTTGGCGGAAGAGGTGGATATATATGCCAATAATAAATTCACTTGTTACTTGCACATATTGTGCGCGTGTATTGTTACAGCCATTTACAACaattactaatattaataCTCGGTACTCGCAATGCACGATTAGGTATCTATAGCGGTAACCGATGTCGAACGCTTGGCCGCGGACTTATTGCCTATAGCTGGAAGAAGGATGATGGCGTATCTTTCCAAGACGCCGAATCTTCTCGAGGAGATGTCACGAATGAGTCCAGCGCTTACGAGATACTTGGAACGCCTGGTAAGCTCAACGCGCgaatctcgctcgctcgtgtatTTATCCGTGACTCGATTAaccgtcttcttcttcttcagaaCGTGCCTGAAATAGTCTGTACGAACTGTTCGAATGCCGACACCGTCGAACTGATCCGACGAATATCCGTGCATTTACCCAAAACTCACTGTGATCACCACATCGTACAGCTGATGTTGGACGCGACCTTTATTTACCAAGCTAACAATTAACGCTCAATTTTTCTCCGTTTTGTCGACCGTGTCCTGTGATGCCGCACCGCCACACGCAACAATTCCGTCGAGTTGTCTATAATTTGTACATATTACTATCAACGAAACGGCCAAAATTATTGcctcttaaatattaaatggaGCGATGATGACGATACGCTGTATCGCTGTACCATTTCTTGTGCATCAGAGAGGGAATTAGCAAACATTTAGCTGCAAGGTTGTAAATGTAAGTAAATACAAATTGCTACGTGTTTCTTGCTACGTTGTGaataacttaattaaatatgaattacCGGACGatctttatacattatattgttTGTCAGTTCTGAGTATCAAGGAACGAATacacgaatatgtatatgtatatatacatgtataaggTTTTTTCTTAGTGCCTAGTATtgtaaaacattaattattcttattctaAAGTACACGCATAATTTATTTGGCTTTTTTTCGTGCAAATTAGAATTCATTGATTTTTAAGGGAATTCGTATGGTGCTCGTCGAATTTAACTATTCtgatgtattatattgtatatctgtaatcaaatataacatttctttCAGAAGTACTGTTCTCTGAGAGTGAGTTTGATGCCTTTAATTCTTAAGGGATTTATTAGagtatacattaaatattacatatatgtacaccTTATCGTCAAATAATGCTATTCTAATCGCGTAGAGTAATCTGTCCAAGTGAAATGAGACACCGATATATGTCGATGAAGCTATCGTACAAATGTTCAACGTTATGGAATTTTGAGTATATTCCAGTGCCTCAATTGCGCgcacaagagagagagagagagaggggcacTGCATTGTACACTTTGTTATCCTTAGCCTTAGAAACGGATCGCAAAACCTTGATATTGCCGTCTGGAGACATTCTCCCAATTCGTAAACTCACAGTGATGTATCTCACTGCCTGGACTTCCCACTGACGTTAGCCATTGTTTCCTAGAAATCAAGTCATTAGATGATTTAAATGCAGTTTTactaaatggaaaaattgagCCGCGCTTGAAGAAGAAGGTCACATATCGCGAGCGTCTGTCATGTTGCCAATGCAATTGCCGACATCGTTACTCTCATTCTTATCGAACAAAGCCGTGCGTTAAGCGTATGTATACGAATGCATTTGCCACTGGTACTTAAACTGCTGCTccgaaattataattagcgATTAATCAGaccgagagagagcgagagagcggagatatatttatacacgaAGATATTGAGATACAGTCCTCACTGTTGAAATAATTGTAGAATACGACCAGTTATCGAACTATCGTTCGTTTACTTTGAGTGCAAGCGCATTCTTTAACAGTAGTTTTACCACGTATTCCCCGCGCGGTCAAAGAAACGGATCAGTAGGTCTGGCTCACATCTCGAAATAACAGATATCCTCtatatctctttttatctttgcAACCAACTTTGCTTTTCCTCCAAGGGCAAACGCATTCTATTTTGTCCTCTCGTTGGGCTATACGCGCTATTTATTTACGGTACTAAGATTTAGCACGATTTAGCTTCTATTTCAGAATCTGCCAGGAAATCTCAAGTTATTCCTCATGAAAGATGATCTTTCGACGTAACTGGTATTTCGTGATGAACGCCAATGAGGGAAACAGGTGATATCATGACGTCattaaaacgttattaaagCTAGTTTTCGACACTATTCGTTCGTCGCTCGCGGCAATTGCTAACCGAGGCCACGCATGGTCGAGGAACGGAGAAACGCCGTTTTATTATACTTGATAGATTCAACTAATGATTTCAAGACGACTGGTTTCGCCTTTTGCACAAATCAATACTCACATCTGATCGACGAGCGCCTGAGGTCCTTGCATCTTCCCGAGGATCGTGCCGGTTTTACTGTTTTTCACCCAGCCACAAATTCCCAATTGCAGGCAGATATCCCTCACGTACTTTGGAAAGTATACA
This genomic interval carries:
- the LOC105287724 gene encoding acylphosphatase-2 isoform X1, coding for MLNKNLAFSVLLAINKNGNLNILNVLAGVYFPKYVRDICLQLGICGWVKNSKTGTILGKMQGPQALVDQMKQWLTSVGSPGSEIHHCEFTNWENVSRRQYQGFAIRF
- the LOC105287724 gene encoding acylphosphatase-2 isoform X2 — translated: MAADDPLCREPLVSVEFEVFGKVQGVYFPKYVRDICLQLGICGWVKNSKTGTILGKMQGPQALVDQMKQWLTSVGSPGSEIHHCEFTNWENVSRRQYQGFAIRF